One Acetobacter ghanensis DNA window includes the following coding sequences:
- a CDS encoding molybdenum cofactor biosynthesis protein MoaE, giving the protein MSVHVAVQTAPFDVGAETARLSALSPHIGGIGLFVGQVRGGQGLKAMTLEHYPGMTEAIMNDLAQEARARFALTGCTLIHRVGRLEVGAGIVFVGAAAAHRGAALQATSFLIDRLKTGAPFWKREDYEDGRAVWVDAREADEDAARAWLP; this is encoded by the coding sequence ATGTCTGTTCATGTTGCCGTCCAGACGGCTCCGTTTGATGTGGGGGCAGAGACTGCCCGTTTAAGTGCCCTTTCTCCCCATATAGGGGGTATTGGCCTGTTTGTGGGGCAGGTGCGGGGTGGGCAGGGGCTTAAGGCCATGACCTTGGAGCATTACCCCGGCATGACCGAAGCCATTATGAACGATCTGGCGCAGGAAGCGCGGGCACGGTTTGCGCTGACGGGCTGCACGCTGATTCATCGTGTCGGTCGGCTGGAGGTGGGGGCAGGCATTGTGTTTGTTGGTGCCGCTGCTGCACACCGGGGCGCGGCCTTACAGGCCACATCTTTTCTGATCGACCGGTTGAAGACCGGAGCACCGTTCTGGAAGCGGGAAGACTACGAAGATGGTCGGGCAGTCTGGGTGGATGCGCGAGAGGCGGATGAAGATGCCGCCCGCGCATGGTTGCCGTAA
- a CDS encoding aminotransferase class I/II-fold pyridoxal phosphate-dependent enzyme — MTRFDNLFQQGLASFAAQGRMRSCKQWHAAGPGLLQQPDSGAVLVDFSSNDYLGLRTHPLLLERASIWARAEGSGSGASRLVTGTPPQTVALEQRLAALKGMEAARIFSSGWQANASVVPALARLSAQVTGAPAVIVADRFIHASLYHGCAAAGVRPKRFRHNDMAHLDALLGQDTGDGLKIVLTESVFSMDGDRADMEALRTITQRHNAFLCVDEAHATGILGEHGKGLAHAQADLVIGTFSKALGGMGAFIAASHAVCRWLDNTASGFIYSTAPSSMVLGAVDAALDLLPGMDEQRAHVADLAARFRELMAGAGLDVGPSTTQIVPVVVGAEQTALALTQAVERAGFLAVAIRPPTVPPGGCRLRVVFHAHHTQEQMEALANAIIAATRDIAGEVGG; from the coding sequence ATGACGCGGTTTGACAATCTTTTCCAGCAGGGGCTGGCCAGTTTTGCCGCACAGGGGCGTATGCGTTCCTGCAAACAGTGGCATGCAGCCGGACCCGGACTTTTGCAACAGCCCGACAGCGGCGCTGTTCTGGTCGATTTTTCCTCCAATGACTATCTGGGCCTGCGTACCCACCCGTTACTGCTTGAACGGGCCAGCATATGGGCACGGGCTGAGGGGAGCGGGAGTGGCGCTTCCCGCCTTGTAACCGGCACACCACCGCAGACTGTGGCGTTGGAGCAGCGGCTGGCCGCCCTTAAAGGCATGGAGGCAGCAAGAATTTTTTCTTCCGGCTGGCAGGCCAATGCGTCTGTTGTTCCTGCGCTGGCCCGGCTTTCCGCGCAGGTTACGGGGGCCCCTGCTGTTATTGTGGCAGACCGTTTTATACACGCCAGCCTTTACCATGGCTGTGCGGCGGCCGGTGTGCGCCCAAAGAGGTTCCGGCATAATGACATGGCGCATCTGGATGCCCTTTTGGGGCAGGATACAGGTGATGGCCTAAAAATTGTGCTGACGGAAAGCGTGTTCAGCATGGATGGTGACCGGGCGGATATGGAGGCGTTGCGGACCATTACCCAACGCCACAACGCCTTCCTCTGTGTGGATGAGGCCCATGCAACCGGCATTTTAGGCGAACATGGCAAAGGGCTGGCCCACGCACAGGCCGATCTTGTTATTGGCACCTTCAGCAAGGCTCTGGGGGGGATGGGGGCATTTATAGCGGCCTCCCATGCTGTGTGCCGCTGGTTGGATAATACGGCTTCGGGCTTTATTTATTCCACGGCACCTTCTTCCATGGTGCTGGGCGCTGTGGATGCGGCGTTGGACCTGCTGCCCGGCATGGATGAACAGCGTGCTCATGTGGCGGACCTTGCCGCCCGGTTTAGGGAACTGATGGCAGGGGCCGGATTGGATGTGGGGCCATCCACAACTCAGATCGTACCGGTGGTTGTGGGGGCGGAGCAAACGGCTCTTGCGCTAACGCAGGCAGTAGAGCGGGCAGGCTTTCTGGCTGTTGCTATCCGCCCGCCAACGGTGCCACCCGGTGGGTGCCGCCTGCGGGTGGTTTTTCACGCTCATCATACACAGGAGCAGATGGAGGCATTGGCCAACGCCATTATTGCCGCGACCCGAGACATTGCCGGGGAGGTCGGGGGATGA
- the pgsA gene encoding CDP-diacylglycerol--glycerol-3-phosphate 3-phosphatidyltransferase, giving the protein MLTDLPNVLTLSRIVAIPIVVGFAAWGTPQTDALACLLFILAGITDYFDGKLARSRHQLSDFGRMFDSIADKLLVGACLMVLAGFLRLPYQSLWPAIIILCREILVSGMREYLAERRASLPVTRLAKWKTGFQMTAIGFLLAGDGTSALLGIPWLPVALIGAVLLWVAGVLTMITGWDYLTKGLQHVDL; this is encoded by the coding sequence ATGTTAACAGACCTGCCCAACGTCCTGACCCTTTCGCGTATTGTGGCCATTCCCATCGTGGTTGGATTTGCCGCGTGGGGTACGCCACAAACGGACGCGCTTGCGTGTCTGCTGTTCATTCTGGCGGGAATTACCGATTATTTTGATGGAAAGTTGGCGCGCTCTCGCCACCAGCTTTCCGACTTCGGGCGGATGTTTGACTCCATAGCCGACAAACTGCTGGTGGGAGCCTGCCTTATGGTGCTGGCAGGCTTTTTGCGTTTGCCCTACCAGAGTCTGTGGCCTGCCATCATCATTCTGTGCCGGGAAATTCTGGTGTCTGGGATGCGGGAGTATCTGGCAGAGCGGCGTGCCAGCCTGCCAGTAACCCGTTTGGCCAAGTGGAAAACCGGTTTTCAGATGACAGCCATAGGCTTTTTGTTGGCGGGGGACGGCACAAGTGCCCTGCTAGGTATTCCGTGGTTGCCCGTTGCTCTTATTGGCGCCGTGCTGCTCTGGGTTGCCGGGGTGCTGACAATGATTACCGGATGGGATTATCTGACCAAGGGTTTGCAGCACGTCGATCTGTAA
- a CDS encoding exodeoxyribonuclease III, which yields MRLVTWNINSLRLRMPLLEKLTTTLQPDVVCLQETKVPDALFPLDAVRALGFEHLHYKGMKGYNGVAILSRLPLSPATDTPSWYGKEDCRHVAATLHAPGGDIALHDFYVPAGGDEPDPETNPKFAHKLTFVEEVTDWFARQKLARTVLVGDFNIAPLEHDVWSHKQLLKIVSHTPPETERLTNWQQTGFVDAMRHFVPPQDKLYTWWSYRNRDWKKSNRGRRLDHIWVTPDLVPQLASMTVVQDARDWPSPSDHVPVVMDIQP from the coding sequence ATGCGACTTGTGACATGGAACATCAACTCCCTCCGGCTGCGTATGCCGCTGCTGGAAAAGCTGACCACCACCTTGCAGCCCGACGTTGTCTGCCTGCAGGAAACCAAGGTCCCCGATGCCCTTTTCCCGCTGGACGCGGTGCGTGCCCTTGGTTTTGAGCACCTGCACTACAAGGGCATGAAGGGCTATAACGGCGTGGCCATCCTCTCCCGCCTGCCGCTTAGCCCCGCAACAGACACGCCCTCATGGTACGGTAAGGAAGACTGCCGCCACGTTGCGGCGACCCTCCACGCACCGGGAGGCGATATTGCCCTGCACGACTTTTATGTTCCTGCGGGAGGGGATGAGCCAGACCCAGAGACCAACCCCAAATTCGCGCACAAACTTACCTTTGTGGAAGAAGTAACAGACTGGTTTGCCCGGCAGAAACTCGCACGTACGGTACTGGTGGGGGACTTCAACATTGCGCCGCTGGAGCATGATGTCTGGAGTCACAAACAGTTGCTTAAAATTGTCAGCCACACTCCGCCGGAAACAGAACGCCTGACCAACTGGCAACAAACGGGCTTTGTGGACGCCATGCGCCACTTTGTCCCCCCACAGGACAAGCTTTACACTTGGTGGTCCTACCGCAACCGGGACTGGAAAAAGTCCAACCGCGGGAGAAGGCTGGACCACATATGGGTTACACCAGACCTTGTACCCCAACTGGCCAGTATGACCGTTGTGCAGGATGCCAGAGACTGGCCCTCCCCCTCGGACCATGTTCCCGTGGTTATGGATATTCAGCCATAA
- the lexA gene encoding transcriptional repressor LexA produces the protein MLTRKQHKLLLFIDSHLKQTGFSPSFDEMREAMGLRSKSGIHRLISGLEERGFLRRHHHRARALEVIQLPEMEEELPTNVIRGSFTRQKQESVKIPLYGRIAAGLPIEAMADTSNALTVPADMLGSGDYYALEVAGDSMIEAGILDGDQVIIKKSDQADNGQIVVALIDEQEVTLKRLRRKGNMIALEPANARYETRIVPAERLRIQGHLAGLIRHY, from the coding sequence ATGCTGACCCGAAAACAGCACAAGCTTCTGCTTTTTATTGATTCGCACCTCAAGCAGACCGGTTTTTCCCCTTCGTTTGACGAAATGCGCGAAGCTATGGGCCTGCGCTCCAAATCTGGCATCCATCGCCTGATTTCAGGGCTGGAGGAACGCGGTTTCCTCCGCCGCCACCACCACCGCGCCCGCGCGCTGGAGGTTATACAACTCCCCGAAATGGAAGAGGAACTGCCCACCAACGTGATCCGTGGCAGCTTTACGCGCCAGAAGCAGGAATCTGTTAAAATTCCGCTTTATGGTCGCATTGCTGCTGGCCTGCCGATTGAGGCCATGGCGGATACATCCAACGCGCTCACCGTTCCGGCAGACATGCTGGGAAGTGGTGACTACTACGCGCTGGAAGTTGCGGGTGATTCCATGATCGAAGCCGGCATTCTGGACGGCGATCAGGTCATTATCAAAAAGTCCGATCAGGCCGACAATGGGCAGATTGTGGTTGCCCTGATTGATGAGCAGGAAGTGACGCTCAAGCGCTTACGCCGCAAAGGCAACATGATCGCGCTCGAACCCGCCAACGCCCGCTACGAAACCCGCATTGTTCCCGCGGAGCGCCTGCGTATTCAGGGCCATCTGGCTGGGCTGATCCGCCACTACTGA
- the uvrC gene encoding excinuclease ABC subunit UvrC: MTAQNSTPEGTAAQADAEASLPLKGVEAIRYALRTMPFAPGVYRMLGSKGEVLYVGKALSLKKRVTSYTHVARLPERLRRMVSETASMEIVTTHTEAEALLLEANYIKRMKPRFNILLRDDKSYPWLMLTDGHPFPQIAKHRGKAVKGASLWGPFASAWAVNQTLNLIQRVFLLRSCTDSVFNSRSRPCLLFQIKRCSAPCVDRIDQQAYGELVEQARDFLSGKDSALRETLGADMNRAAEELDFERAAMLRDRIRALAQMQDSNVINPASLQDADVFGLWQEAGQTCIQVFFVRGGRNNGSRSFFPAHAQEETAADILSAFIAQFYDDKPCPAQILVNHALAESPLLAEALSLRRGRKVEILNPQRGEKKQVVDHAVTNARDALNRKLAETAGQAKLLRGVAEVFGLDAPPERIEVYDNSHIQGAHAYGVMIVGGPEGFNRKAYRKFRIKGPITPGDDFAMMREVLERRFGRALKEADEGDTSNWPDVLLIDGGAGQYSAVRAVLDDLGVTGVKLVGIAKGPDRDAGREWFYTDHREPFQLDLRDPVLYYLQRLRDEAHRFAITTHRSGRSKALVTSELDDIPGIGPARKKMLLNTFGSARAVKQAGLAELEAAPGVSREIARVIYGHFHPDWSPD; this comes from the coding sequence ATGACTGCACAAAATTCAACACCGGAGGGCACCGCCGCGCAGGCTGATGCCGAGGCCAGCCTGCCGCTCAAAGGGGTAGAGGCCATACGGTATGCGTTACGTACCATGCCTTTTGCGCCCGGTGTTTACCGTATGCTCGGCAGCAAGGGGGAGGTGCTGTACGTAGGTAAGGCGCTTTCGCTCAAAAAGCGTGTCACGTCCTATACGCATGTGGCTCGTCTGCCCGAGCGCCTGCGGCGCATGGTGTCGGAAACGGCCTCCATGGAAATTGTGACGACCCACACAGAGGCAGAAGCCCTGCTGCTGGAGGCCAATTACATCAAGCGGATGAAGCCCCGCTTCAACATCCTGCTGCGTGATGACAAAAGTTACCCGTGGCTGATGCTGACGGATGGCCATCCATTCCCCCAGATTGCCAAGCATCGTGGCAAGGCGGTCAAAGGGGCCAGCCTGTGGGGGCCATTTGCTTCCGCATGGGCGGTTAACCAGACGCTTAATCTGATCCAGCGCGTGTTTCTGCTGCGCTCCTGTACCGATTCCGTTTTTAACAGCCGGAGCCGCCCATGCCTGCTGTTCCAAATCAAACGCTGCTCCGCCCCCTGTGTGGACCGCATAGACCAGCAGGCTTACGGGGAGCTGGTTGAGCAGGCTCGGGATTTTTTATCCGGCAAGGATTCCGCCCTGCGTGAAACGTTGGGTGCTGATATGAACCGGGCAGCCGAAGAACTGGATTTTGAGCGTGCGGCCATGTTGCGCGACCGTATCCGCGCCTTGGCGCAAATGCAGGACTCTAACGTCATCAATCCCGCTTCCTTGCAGGATGCGGATGTCTTTGGCCTCTGGCAGGAGGCAGGGCAAACTTGCATTCAGGTCTTTTTTGTACGGGGCGGACGCAACAATGGCAGTCGCTCGTTTTTCCCCGCTCATGCGCAGGAGGAGACCGCGGCAGATATTCTGTCCGCCTTTATTGCCCAGTTTTATGACGATAAACCATGCCCCGCCCAAATACTGGTCAACCACGCCTTGGCGGAAAGCCCTTTGCTGGCGGAGGCGCTCTCCCTACGGCGTGGCAGGAAGGTTGAAATTCTCAACCCGCAGCGTGGTGAGAAAAAACAGGTGGTGGACCATGCGGTAACCAATGCGCGGGACGCGTTGAACCGCAAACTGGCCGAAACGGCCGGGCAGGCCAAACTGCTCCGGGGTGTGGCCGAGGTGTTCGGGCTGGATGCCCCGCCCGAACGCATAGAGGTGTACGATAACAGTCACATTCAGGGCGCACATGCCTATGGGGTCATGATTGTGGGCGGCCCGGAAGGGTTCAACCGCAAGGCATACCGCAAATTCCGCATCAAAGGCCCCATTACACCGGGGGATGACTTTGCCATGATGCGCGAGGTGCTGGAGCGCCGCTTTGGCAGGGCGCTGAAGGAGGCGGACGAAGGCGACACGTCCAACTGGCCCGATGTTCTGCTGATTGATGGCGGGGCAGGGCAGTATTCCGCTGTTCGGGCCGTGCTGGATGATCTGGGTGTTACTGGCGTCAAACTGGTGGGTATTGCCAAGGGGCCAGACCGGGATGCCGGGCGGGAGTGGTTTTATACCGACCACAGGGAGCCTTTTCAGCTCGATCTGCGGGACCCGGTTCTCTACTACCTACAAAGACTCCGGGACGAGGCGCACCGTTTTGCAATCACCACCCACCGTTCGGGGCGGTCCAAGGCGCTGGTCACATCCGAGCTGGACGATATTCCCGGCATAGGCCCCGCGCGTAAAAAAATGCTGCTCAATACGTTTGGGTCAGCCCGTGCGGTCAAGCAGGCCGGGCTGGCGGAACTGGAAGCTGCGCCGGGAGTCAGCCGCGAGATTGCGCGGGTCATCTACGGCCATTTCCACCCCGACTGGTCGCCGGACTAA
- a CDS encoding alpha/beta fold hydrolase, protein MKGIQPVFVHGWGFGPDFWAPVISALGWTDACVLDLGFLGGGNASPLQAAQQLQALQAEGRPVLGVGHSLGFLWLAQHMAFASRDKLVGINAFAVFAARAGFASGVPVRVMQRMCKGLSTAPEKVLTDFRTLCGAQVAAEPPQTQNLCTGLEMLMSADARPVLAGRARQCVVLAARQDPVVSPAMTEESFVGGPPVQWMDGGHLLPHTHVKACVALLEGVRKMMEQNAG, encoded by the coding sequence ATGAAGGGTATTCAGCCTGTATTTGTGCATGGCTGGGGGTTTGGGCCAGATTTTTGGGCCCCTGTTATCTCCGCTCTGGGCTGGACGGATGCCTGTGTGCTGGATCTGGGCTTTTTAGGGGGGGGCAATGCTTCGCCCCTGCAAGCAGCACAACAGTTGCAGGCTTTGCAGGCGGAGGGACGCCCCGTATTGGGGGTTGGGCATTCCCTTGGCTTTTTGTGGCTGGCGCAGCACATGGCTTTTGCCAGCCGAGACAAGCTGGTGGGAATTAATGCGTTTGCAGTATTTGCCGCGCGGGCAGGCTTTGCTTCTGGCGTGCCAGTCCGCGTTATGCAGCGCATGTGTAAGGGACTTTCCACTGCGCCAGAAAAGGTTCTGACTGATTTTCGTACTCTGTGCGGCGCGCAGGTTGCAGCAGAGCCTCCACAGACCCAAAATTTATGTACGGGGCTGGAGATGTTGATGTCAGCGGATGCCCGGCCTGTGCTGGCTGGCAGAGCAAGGCAATGCGTGGTGCTGGCCGCGCGGCAGGACCCTGTTGTTTCCCCCGCCATGACGGAGGAAAGTTTTGTAGGTGGTCCGCCAGTGCAATGGATGGATGGTGGGCACCTGCTCCCCCATACCCATGTAAAGGCCTGTGTGGCGCTGCTTGAAGGGGTGCGAAAAATGATGGAACAGAACGCGGGATGA
- the bioD gene encoding dethiobiotin synthase produces the protein MEHKERVRLSFDRAEGYDGAATVQRLAAQRLAAKLAETLKGRKPQRILEIGCGTGLLTEQLVRLWPDAQIVATDFAPHMLERARRNGVATTVYELMDAANPTVEGPFDVVCGNLVMQWLEQSKHVLARLGELLAPNGVLAVTALLDGTFAEWKAACKAEGAEPATPHYPKATQIQDWVPFPYSGLWQRESCVQVFARGLDFVRHLKATGASVPQPGSTPMAAGTLRRVTERLEQGGASMTWELAYGCFRKPPVAGVFVTGTDTGVGKTLVSACLVRRWQAAYWKPLQSGLADEAGDTSTVEHLAGHPMCFPPAGAFQASLSPQAAAEAEGVHIDSRHLALPQVEKDKVLVVEGAGGLMVPATDTLMMLDLAVLWGLPVVLVARSGLGTLNHTLLSLQALQNRGVAIAGVVLNGPANPANSQTIAQKGGVRILAEVDYLPQVTPATVTAQAAAFPAWEDVCPAT, from the coding sequence ATGGAGCACAAGGAGCGCGTACGTCTCAGCTTTGACCGGGCAGAGGGGTATGATGGAGCCGCTACGGTGCAACGCCTTGCCGCGCAACGTCTGGCAGCAAAGCTGGCAGAGACCCTCAAAGGCAGAAAACCACAGCGTATTCTGGAAATAGGGTGTGGTACCGGCCTACTGACGGAACAGTTGGTCCGTCTGTGGCCAGACGCGCAGATTGTGGCGACCGATTTTGCTCCCCATATGCTGGAACGGGCCAGACGCAACGGTGTGGCCACAACGGTTTATGAACTGATGGATGCCGCCAACCCAACGGTTGAAGGCCCGTTTGATGTGGTCTGCGGCAATCTTGTCATGCAGTGGCTGGAGCAGTCCAAGCACGTACTGGCCCGTCTTGGGGAACTGCTGGCACCCAACGGTGTGCTGGCCGTTACCGCTTTGCTGGATGGGACGTTTGCGGAGTGGAAAGCTGCCTGCAAGGCGGAGGGGGCGGAACCTGCAACCCCTCATTACCCTAAAGCCACACAAATACAGGACTGGGTACCGTTCCCGTATTCCGGCCTGTGGCAACGGGAGAGCTGTGTGCAGGTGTTTGCCAGAGGTCTGGACTTTGTCCGGCATCTTAAGGCGACAGGGGCATCGGTTCCCCAGCCCGGAAGCACGCCTATGGCGGCGGGTACGCTCCGGCGTGTTACTGAGCGGCTGGAGCAGGGCGGGGCATCCATGACGTGGGAACTAGCTTATGGCTGTTTCCGCAAACCACCTGTTGCGGGTGTTTTTGTAACCGGTACGGACACAGGTGTTGGCAAAACCCTTGTTTCGGCTTGTTTGGTCAGGCGGTGGCAGGCCGCCTACTGGAAGCCGCTGCAAAGCGGTCTGGCGGATGAAGCGGGGGACACCAGTACGGTTGAACATCTGGCCGGTCATCCCATGTGCTTTCCGCCAGCAGGGGCGTTTCAGGCTTCGCTCTCACCACAGGCGGCAGCCGAGGCGGAAGGTGTGCATATCGATTCCCGCCACCTTGCATTACCACAGGTGGAGAAGGACAAAGTGCTGGTGGTGGAAGGGGCTGGCGGTCTGATGGTCCCAGCAACAGACACTTTGATGATGCTGGATTTGGCCGTGTTGTGGGGATTGCCTGTTGTGTTGGTGGCCCGCAGTGGTCTGGGCACACTCAACCACACATTGCTCAGTTTGCAAGCACTTCAGAACCGTGGCGTGGCTATTGCAGGAGTGGTGTTGAACGGTCCAGCAAACCCGGCCAACAGTCAGACCATTGCACAAAAAGGTGGGGTTCGCATTCTGGCGGAAGTAGACTACCTGCCGCAGGTTACGCCAGCAACTGTAACGGCACAGGCGGCGGCCTTCCCAGCATGGGAGGATGTGTGCCCAGCAACCTGA
- a CDS encoding adenosylmethionine--8-amino-7-oxononanoate transaminase yields MSAPASMPDWYQQGLPHIWLPYSQMKTASPPLAARSTQGSHITLTDGRTLVDGVAAWWTACHGYNHPHIRQAVAHQLDVMPHVMFGGMVHEPALRLASRLCAMLPGDLERVFFTDSGSVAVEVAMKMAIQYRLNKGEQQRTKMLAFRGGYHGDTLATMAVCDPEEGMHHLYGSALAEHVIAPLPVDETSTQAFMALLERHAHELAGILVEPLVQGAGGMLFHAPSVLRTLRAAADRYDVLLILDEIFTGFGRTGTMFACEQAGITPDIITLSKALTGGTMALAATVARRHVFEAFLSDNPEHALMHGPTFMANPLACACANASLDLFETEPRLEQVATLNALMAEALEPCRALPGVRDVRTLGAIGVVELDNIANPDALRQKLISHGAWIRPFRNIVYLTPAFTITEPELRFLCRTIHTVLAG; encoded by the coding sequence ATGTCTGCACCCGCTTCCATGCCCGACTGGTACCAGCAGGGGCTTCCCCATATCTGGCTTCCCTATAGCCAGATGAAGACCGCATCCCCCCCGCTTGCAGCCCGGAGCACACAGGGTAGCCACATTACCCTGACTGATGGACGCACACTGGTGGACGGTGTTGCTGCATGGTGGACTGCCTGCCACGGCTACAACCACCCCCATATCCGCCAAGCCGTAGCGCACCAGTTGGATGTGATGCCGCATGTGATGTTTGGCGGCATGGTGCATGAACCCGCCTTGCGCCTTGCGTCCCGTTTATGTGCCATGTTGCCCGGAGACTTAGAGCGGGTATTTTTTACAGACTCCGGTTCCGTCGCAGTGGAAGTCGCCATGAAGATGGCTATCCAGTACCGCCTTAACAAAGGGGAACAGCAACGCACCAAAATGCTGGCTTTTCGTGGCGGTTACCACGGAGACACACTCGCCACCATGGCTGTATGCGACCCGGAAGAAGGTATGCACCATCTGTATGGTTCAGCTCTGGCAGAACACGTTATTGCCCCCCTGCCCGTGGATGAGACCAGCACACAGGCGTTTATGGCGTTGCTGGAACGCCACGCACACGAGCTGGCCGGCATTCTTGTAGAGCCTCTGGTGCAAGGAGCAGGCGGTATGCTCTTTCATGCACCATCGGTCCTACGCACATTACGCGCTGCGGCAGACCGCTACGATGTCCTGCTGATTCTGGACGAAATTTTTACAGGGTTTGGGCGCACAGGCACCATGTTTGCCTGTGAACAGGCAGGCATCACGCCTGACATCATCACCCTTTCCAAAGCCCTGACGGGCGGCACCATGGCTCTTGCCGCCACCGTAGCGCGGCGGCACGTTTTTGAGGCTTTTCTGTCTGACAACCCCGAACATGCCCTGATGCACGGCCCCACCTTTATGGCCAATCCACTGGCCTGTGCCTGTGCAAACGCATCGCTCGACCTGTTTGAGACAGAACCACGGCTGGAGCAGGTTGCCACTCTTAACGCACTGATGGCCGAAGCCCTGGAACCATGCCGGGCATTACCCGGCGTGCGGGATGTGCGTACGCTTGGGGCCATTGGCGTAGTGGAACTGGACAACATTGCCAACCCGGATGCACTCCGCCAGAAGCTGATTAGCCACGGCGCGTGGATACGGCCTTTCCGCAATATTGTTTATCTAACGCCAGCCTTCACCATAACCGAGCCTGAGCTGCGGTTTTTGTGCCGCACTATCCACACCGTACTGGCGGGTTAA
- a CDS encoding dipeptidase, with product MDTVFAQPAAPQSAIALHRDLLTLDSHIDIPWPDRADAFDDTPSRKVDLPKMQRGGMSAGCFVAYTAQGPVTAEAHKQVQQECLAMLDAINTMQGTHNGVSAAICSRVADIRAAHAKGVIAVIPAVENGYGMGDDPALLKAFQKRGARYVTLTHNGHNALADAAIHRPSLGDTPQKHGGLSALGREAVREMNRLGLLVDVSHASKQTMLQAVDASATPVVASHSCVRTLCDHPRNLDDEQLDALKASGGLIQITAMPAFLKPKPEEGKRSAGVADLVDHIDYVVRRLGPAYVGISSDFDGGGALSDWQDAMQGVNITAELMRRGYDRSEIAAFWGENFLRLLEKAEQVAEQSETAPHVAG from the coding sequence ATGGATACCGTATTCGCCCAGCCCGCCGCCCCGCAGAGCGCCATAGCCCTGCACCGTGACCTTCTGACGCTGGATAGCCATATCGACATTCCTTGGCCGGACCGGGCCGATGCGTTTGACGATACGCCGTCCCGCAAGGTCGATTTACCCAAAATGCAACGTGGCGGCATGTCCGCTGGCTGCTTTGTTGCCTATACGGCGCAGGGGCCGGTAACGGCCGAGGCCCATAAGCAGGTGCAGCAGGAATGCCTAGCCATGCTGGATGCCATTAACACCATGCAGGGAACCCATAATGGCGTGAGTGCAGCCATTTGCTCCCGCGTGGCTGATATTCGGGCCGCTCATGCAAAAGGCGTTATCGCGGTTATTCCAGCGGTTGAGAACGGTTATGGCATGGGGGATGACCCGGCGCTGCTCAAGGCGTTTCAAAAACGGGGTGCACGCTATGTGACCCTGACCCATAACGGCCACAATGCTCTGGCGGATGCGGCCATCCACCGCCCTAGCCTTGGGGATACGCCGCAAAAACATGGAGGCCTTTCCGCTCTGGGGCGTGAGGCCGTGCGGGAGATGAACAGGCTTGGCCTGTTGGTGGATGTCTCCCACGCATCCAAACAGACCATGTTGCAGGCCGTGGATGCCTCGGCCACGCCGGTTGTGGCCAGCCATTCCTGCGTACGGACACTGTGCGACCATCCGCGTAATCTGGATGATGAGCAACTGGATGCACTGAAGGCCAGTGGGGGACTGATCCAGATAACCGCCATGCCCGCGTTCCTTAAACCCAAACCGGAAGAAGGTAAGCGATCAGCCGGGGTGGCGGACCTTGTGGACCATATTGACTACGTTGTGCGCCGTCTGGGGCCTGCCTATGTTGGTATTTCCTCCGATTTTGACGGCGGTGGCGCTTTGTCGGACTGGCAGGATGCTATGCAGGGCGTCAACATTACGGCGGAGTTGATGCGCCGGGGGTATGACAGAAGCGAGATAGCCGCCTTTTGGGGAGAAAACTTTTTGCGGCTTCTGGAAAAGGCGGAACAGGTGGCAGAACAAAGCGAGACTGCACCCCACGTTGCAGGTTGA
- the moaD gene encoding molybdopterin converting factor subunit 1, protein MTDQVTVLFFAALREQIGQESLSVAIPSGGVPVTALRHQIEGASPAIAQALADQPKLRVAINKTLATFDQMVRPGDEVAFFPPMTGG, encoded by the coding sequence ATGACAGATCAGGTGACAGTCTTGTTTTTTGCCGCATTGCGCGAGCAGATCGGTCAGGAAAGCCTGAGTGTGGCCATCCCATCGGGTGGCGTGCCGGTTACCGCCCTGCGGCATCAGATCGAAGGGGCATCGCCCGCTATTGCACAGGCTCTTGCAGACCAACCCAAGCTGCGGGTTGCCATTAACAAAACGCTGGCAACGTTTGACCAGATGGTCCGTCCGGGGGACGAGGTCGCTTTTTTCCCGCCCATGACGGGTGGTTGA